A part of Streptomyces sp. DSM 40750 genomic DNA contains:
- a CDS encoding thiazole synthase, with protein sequence MADDPFVLGGTTYSSRLIMGTGGAPSLDVLERALVASGTELTTVAMRRVNASVHGSVLSVLDKLGIRVLPNTAGCFTAGEAVLTARLAREALGTSLVKLEVIADERTLLPDPIELLDAAETLVDDGFTVLPYTNDDPVLARKLEDVGCAAIMPLGSPIGSGLGIRNPHNFQLIVEHARVPVILDAGAGTASDVALAMELGCAGVMLASAVTRAQEPVLMAEAMRHAVEAGRLAHRAGRIPRRHFAEASSPAEGLARLDPERPAF encoded by the coding sequence ATGGCAGACGACCCCTTCGTCCTCGGCGGTACGACGTACTCGTCCCGCCTGATCATGGGCACGGGCGGCGCGCCCAGCCTCGACGTCCTGGAGCGCGCGCTGGTGGCCTCCGGTACGGAGCTGACGACGGTCGCGATGCGCCGCGTGAACGCGTCCGTGCACGGCTCGGTCCTGTCCGTGCTCGACAAGCTGGGCATCCGGGTGCTGCCCAACACGGCCGGGTGCTTCACGGCGGGCGAGGCCGTGCTGACCGCCCGCCTGGCGCGCGAGGCGCTCGGCACCTCCCTGGTCAAGCTGGAGGTCATCGCCGACGAGCGCACACTGCTGCCCGACCCGATCGAGTTGCTCGACGCCGCCGAGACCCTCGTCGACGACGGCTTCACCGTGCTGCCGTACACGAACGACGACCCCGTCCTCGCGCGGAAGCTGGAGGACGTGGGCTGTGCCGCGATCATGCCGCTCGGGTCGCCGATCGGCTCCGGGCTCGGGATCCGCAACCCGCACAACTTCCAGCTGATCGTGGAGCACGCGCGCGTCCCGGTGATCCTCGACGCGGGTGCCGGTACGGCGTCGGACGTCGCGCTCGCGATGGAACTGGGCTGCGCCGGTGTGATGCTCGCCTCCGCCGTGACCCGCGCCCAGGAGCCGGTCCTCATGGCCGAGGCCATGCGCCACGCGGTGGAGGCGGGACGACTGGCGCACCGTGCGGGCCGGATCCCCCGGCGCCACTTCGCGGAGGCGTCGTCACCGGCCGAGGGGCTGGCCCGGCTGGATCCGGAGCGGCCGGCGTTCTGA
- a CDS encoding NAD(P)/FAD-dependent oxidoreductase — MSEQTQQRGGSAARRVVVVGAGMAGVQTAVALREQGFTGDVTLIGAEPHQPYDRPPLSKAVLLGKAEGSAFDVDFEALGIELRLGREVLGLRPADHELDTAAGPVPYDVLVLATGAEPIRLPGAEGVPGVHLLRTLDDAERLRPVLAQQHDIVVVGAGWIGAEFATAAREAGCAVTVVEAADRPLAGALPAEVAAPMSAWYADSGTTLRTHARVEHVEPGTVVLDDGTRVSAGAVVVGIGARPATDWLQGSGIELGAHGEVVADDHLRTSAPDVYAVGDCASFPSGRYGRRLLVHHWDNALQGPRSVAANIVGETPEPYDPVPYFWSEQFGRFVQYAGHHPSADTMVWRGDPTGAAWSVCWLRENRLVALLAVGRPRDLAQGRRLIEAGTPMNAELLEDPARPLKAATA; from the coding sequence GTGAGCGAGCAGACGCAGCAAAGGGGCGGGTCGGCGGCGCGGCGCGTGGTCGTCGTGGGCGCGGGCATGGCCGGCGTGCAGACCGCGGTCGCCCTGCGCGAACAGGGCTTCACCGGCGACGTGACGCTGATCGGCGCCGAGCCGCACCAGCCGTACGACCGGCCGCCGCTGTCCAAGGCCGTGCTGCTCGGCAAGGCCGAGGGCTCCGCCTTCGACGTCGACTTCGAGGCGCTCGGCATCGAACTGCGGCTGGGCCGCGAGGTGTTGGGCCTGCGCCCCGCCGACCACGAACTCGACACGGCCGCCGGGCCCGTCCCGTACGACGTCCTCGTCCTCGCGACCGGCGCGGAACCGATCCGGCTGCCGGGCGCCGAGGGCGTGCCCGGCGTGCATCTGCTGCGCACCCTGGACGACGCCGAGCGGCTGCGGCCCGTGCTGGCCCAGCAGCACGACATCGTGGTCGTGGGCGCGGGCTGGATCGGCGCGGAGTTCGCCACGGCCGCGCGGGAGGCCGGGTGCGCGGTGACGGTCGTCGAGGCCGCCGACCGCCCCCTCGCGGGCGCGCTGCCCGCCGAGGTGGCCGCGCCGATGTCCGCCTGGTACGCCGACAGCGGGACCACCCTGCGCACCCACGCGCGCGTGGAGCACGTCGAGCCCGGGACGGTCGTCCTGGACGACGGCACCCGGGTGTCGGCCGGCGCGGTCGTCGTGGGTATCGGCGCGCGCCCCGCCACGGACTGGCTGCAGGGCTCGGGCATCGAGCTGGGCGCACATGGCGAGGTGGTCGCCGACGACCACCTGCGCACCTCCGCGCCCGACGTCTACGCGGTCGGCGACTGCGCCTCCTTCCCCTCGGGCAGGTACGGCCGACGCCTCCTCGTCCACCACTGGGACAACGCCCTCCAGGGCCCCCGCTCGGTCGCCGCGAACATCGTCGGCGAGACCCCGGAGCCCTACGACCCCGTTCCGTACTTCTGGTCCGAGCAGTTCGGCCGCTTCGTCCAGTACGCCGGCCACCACCCCTCCGCCGACACCATGGTCTGGCGCGGCGACCCCACCGGCGCCGCCTGGTCGGTCTGCTGGCTCCGCGAGAACCGACTGGTCGCGCTGCTGGCCGTGGGCCGCCCTCGCGACCTGGCCCAGGGCCGCCGCCTGATCGAGGCGGGCACCCC
- the thiS gene encoding sulfur carrier protein ThiS, with the protein MSVLVNGERRQIAPGTALDTVVRTLTASPSGVAAALNETVVPRARWTSTALSEGDRVEVLTAVQGG; encoded by the coding sequence CTGAGCGTCCTCGTCAACGGGGAGCGGCGGCAGATCGCCCCCGGCACCGCCCTCGACACGGTCGTGCGGACGCTCACCGCGTCCCCCTCCGGTGTCGCCGCCGCGCTCAACGAAACCGTCGTCCCGCGCGCGCGGTGGACGTCCACCGCCCTCTCCGAGGGGGACCGCGTCGAGGTCCTCACCGCCGTCCAAGGAGGCTGA
- the thiO gene encoding glycine oxidase ThiO yields the protein MSRTHTSDVLVVGGGIIGLVTAWRAAQRGFATAVVDPDPGGGAAQVAAGMLAAVTELHYGEQTLLGLNVESARRYPDFAAELTEATGLDLGYRRSGTLAVALDADDRAHLRELHALQRRSGLASEWLNGRDCRRLEPMLAPGVRGGLRVDGDHQIDPRRLSRALVAACEHAGVVFHRTWAEELSVVRQRAAGVRTGDSDQVTAGQVVLAAGSLSARLAGVPDEVLPPVRPVKGQVLRLTVPKRYAPFLSRTVRAVVRGSHVYLVPRENGELVVGATSEELGWDTTVTAGGVYELLRDAHELVPGITELPLTETRAGLRPASPDNAPLLGPTELDGLLLATGHYRNGVLLTPVTGDVMAHVLTSGELPEEARDFTPLRFRAGAARELMEQPA from the coding sequence ATGTCGCGTACGCACACATCAGACGTCCTCGTCGTCGGGGGCGGAATCATCGGGCTGGTCACGGCGTGGCGGGCCGCGCAGCGCGGGTTCGCCACAGCCGTGGTCGATCCCGATCCCGGCGGCGGGGCCGCGCAGGTCGCGGCCGGGATGCTCGCCGCGGTCACCGAGCTGCACTACGGCGAGCAGACGCTGCTGGGGCTCAACGTGGAGTCCGCGCGCCGCTACCCGGACTTCGCGGCCGAGCTGACGGAGGCGACAGGCCTCGACCTCGGCTACCGCCGCTCGGGCACGCTCGCGGTCGCGCTCGACGCCGACGACCGCGCCCATCTCCGGGAACTGCACGCTCTGCAGCGCCGGTCGGGCCTGGCGTCGGAGTGGCTGAACGGGCGCGACTGCCGCCGGCTGGAGCCGATGCTCGCGCCGGGCGTGCGCGGCGGACTGCGCGTCGACGGGGACCACCAGATCGACCCGAGAAGGCTCTCCAGGGCCCTCGTCGCGGCCTGCGAGCACGCCGGGGTGGTGTTCCACCGGACCTGGGCCGAGGAGCTGTCGGTGGTCCGACAGCGGGCCGCCGGGGTCCGGACCGGCGACAGTGACCAGGTGACGGCCGGACAGGTCGTCCTCGCCGCGGGCAGCCTCAGCGCGCGGCTCGCCGGGGTCCCGGACGAGGTGCTGCCGCCGGTGCGGCCGGTGAAGGGGCAGGTGCTGCGGCTGACCGTGCCGAAGCGGTACGCGCCCTTCCTCAGCCGGACCGTGCGGGCCGTGGTCCGCGGCAGCCACGTCTACCTGGTGCCGCGCGAGAACGGCGAACTCGTCGTCGGCGCGACCAGCGAGGAGCTGGGCTGGGACACGACGGTGACCGCGGGCGGGGTCTACGAGCTGCTGCGCGACGCCCATGAACTCGTCCCCGGGATCACCGAACTCCCGCTCACCGAGACCCGCGCGGGCCTGCGCCCCGCCTCCCCCGACAACGCTCCGCTGCTCGGCCCCACCGAACTCGACGGCCTGCTCCTCGCGACGGGCCACTACCGCAACGGGGTGCTCCTCACCCCGGTGACCGGCGACGTCATGGCGCACGTCCTGACCAGCGGTGAACTACCCGAGGAGGCCCGCGACTTCACGCCGTTGCGGTTCCGCGCCGGCGCGGCCCGCGAACTCATGGAGCAGCCCGCATGA
- the pknB gene encoding Stk1 family PASTA domain-containing Ser/Thr kinase, whose product MDTTLQDPLVGQVLDGRYRVEARIAVGGMATVYRTVDTRLDRVLALKVMHPTLAADRTFVERFIREAKSVARLSHPNVVGVYDQGTDGSYVYLAMEYVAGCTLRDVLRERGALQPRAALDILEPVLAALGAAHRAGFVHRDMKPENVLIGDDGRVKVADFGLVRAVDTVTSTTGTVLGTVSYLAPEQLEHGTTDTRVDVYACGVMLYEMLTGGKPHAGDSPAQVLYHALHDDVPPPSAAVPGLPYELDALVASATARNPELRPYDAVALLAQTLEARAGLSGEQLDAVPPRAIAGGHDNAEDRTSVIPRSLSVSRSASLDPDQQLNRTSRFESPPPPSRRARNAPAPRRGLLAIVVAVLLVLGVGGGVWYINSGQFTQVPAVLQQSQAEAEKRLAAAGLDADVRRAFSDTVKRGKVISTDPAPGERIRDNDTVTVTISKGPQTVQVPDLKGYRLDLAKTRLKNDGLEPGLVTREFSDEVIRGQVISTEPGSGTEVSSGSAVRLVVSRGAPVEVPELSGASVEDATAELEAAGLKVKIASEQVNSEFDKGLVAELSPVAGKQVGTGDTVTLTISKGPVMVEVPDVVGDSVDEATQKLKAVGFEVDEDRGLLGLFGDEVKGQSVDGGDTAAEGSTITIEIG is encoded by the coding sequence GTGGACACGACCCTTCAGGACCCGCTTGTCGGCCAGGTGCTCGACGGCCGGTATCGAGTCGAGGCGCGGATCGCGGTCGGCGGGATGGCCACGGTCTACAGGACCGTGGACACCCGCCTGGACCGTGTGCTCGCGCTCAAGGTGATGCATCCGACGCTGGCCGCGGACCGGACGTTCGTCGAGCGGTTCATCCGTGAGGCCAAGTCGGTGGCGCGGCTGTCGCACCCGAACGTCGTGGGGGTCTACGACCAGGGCACCGACGGGTCGTACGTCTACCTCGCGATGGAGTACGTCGCCGGCTGCACCCTCCGTGACGTGCTGCGCGAGCGCGGGGCGCTGCAGCCCCGGGCGGCGCTGGACATCCTGGAGCCGGTGCTCGCCGCGCTCGGCGCCGCGCACCGCGCCGGCTTCGTGCACCGGGACATGAAGCCCGAGAACGTGCTGATAGGGGACGACGGCCGGGTCAAGGTCGCCGACTTCGGGCTGGTACGGGCCGTGGACACCGTCACCAGCACCACCGGCACCGTCCTCGGCACCGTGTCCTACCTCGCCCCGGAGCAGCTGGAGCACGGCACGACCGACACCCGCGTCGACGTGTACGCGTGCGGCGTGATGCTCTACGAGATGCTCACCGGCGGCAAGCCGCACGCCGGGGACTCCCCCGCGCAGGTGCTGTACCACGCGCTCCACGACGACGTGCCGCCGCCGTCGGCCGCGGTGCCGGGGCTGCCGTACGAGCTGGACGCGCTGGTCGCCTCGGCGACCGCCCGCAATCCGGAGCTGCGGCCCTACGACGCGGTCGCGCTGCTCGCGCAGACACTGGAGGCGCGGGCCGGGCTGAGCGGCGAGCAGCTGGACGCGGTGCCTCCGCGGGCGATAGCCGGCGGCCACGACAACGCGGAGGACCGGACGAGCGTGATCCCGCGCTCGCTGTCCGTGTCGCGGTCGGCGTCGCTGGACCCGGACCAACAGCTGAACCGTACGAGCCGGTTCGAGTCGCCTCCGCCGCCGTCCCGGCGCGCCAGGAACGCCCCGGCGCCCCGGCGCGGGTTGCTGGCGATCGTCGTGGCCGTGCTGCTCGTGCTCGGTGTGGGCGGGGGCGTCTGGTACATCAACTCGGGCCAGTTCACCCAGGTCCCGGCGGTGCTGCAGCAGAGCCAGGCGGAGGCGGAGAAGCGGCTGGCGGCCGCCGGACTGGATGCCGACGTCAGGCGCGCGTTCAGCGACACCGTCAAGCGCGGCAAGGTGATCAGCACCGACCCGGCGCCCGGGGAGCGGATCCGGGACAACGACACCGTGACGGTGACGATCTCCAAGGGCCCCCAGACCGTGCAGGTGCCCGACCTGAAGGGCTACCGGCTGGACCTCGCGAAGACCCGGCTGAAGAACGACGGGCTCGAACCGGGCCTGGTCACGCGGGAGTTCAGTGACGAGGTCATCAGGGGTCAGGTGATCAGCACCGAGCCGGGCTCGGGCACCGAGGTCTCCTCGGGCTCGGCCGTCAGGCTCGTGGTCAGCCGGGGCGCCCCGGTGGAGGTGCCCGAGCTGTCCGGTGCCTCGGTCGAGGACGCCACCGCCGAGCTGGAGGCGGCGGGCCTCAAGGTGAAGATCGCCTCGGAGCAGGTCAACTCCGAGTTCGACAAGGGGCTCGTGGCCGAGCTGTCGCCGGTCGCGGGCAAGCAGGTCGGCACGGGCGACACCGTCACCCTCACGATCTCCAAGGGACCCGTGATGGTCGAGGTCCCGGACGTCGTCGGCGACAGCGTCGACGAGGCGACCCAGAAGCTCAAGGCCGTCGGCTTCGAGGTCGATGAGGACCGGGGGCTGCTCGGACTCTTCGGCGACGAGGTCAAGGGCCAGTCGGTGGACGGCGGCGACACGGCGGCCGAGGGGTCGACGATCACGATCGAGATCGGCTGA